The following are from one region of the Corylus avellana chromosome ca1, CavTom2PMs-1.0 genome:
- the LOC132174313 gene encoding putative disease resistance protein At3g14460 has translation MILSDDARGNEMSVIAIIGMGGMGKTTLAQFVYNDNRVKKHFNNLDAWVCVSEEFDVFKITKTILEAVTSSTCDIKDDLNQLQLRLRECLTGKKFLLVLDDVWNESYVQWEALCKPFKYGAQGSKVLVTTRNNSVLSVARALSHRLMELPEEDCWSLFAKHAFHDGNSNAHGELEVIGRKIIEKCGGLPLAVKTIGALLGSKPDVNEWDKILKSELWDLPIDEMGILPALRLSYKYLSSPLKQCFAYCSIFPKDYAFKKDQLILLWMAEGYIYQPKNRTMEEVGNEYFLTLESRSLFQKSSDDKSCFVMHDLVSDLAKSISGQFISRLEDGCSHEIVNNTRHLSYFFKQQFHSLKKFETLHKAKRLHTFLHLDMSGYNWPCYHLSKKVAHDLLPTLRCLRLLSLSKYNNITELPESIGKLKHLRYLDLSFTKVQRLPDSICQLCNLQTLRLSNCENLVALPRDMWKLISLRHLDITETGIKEMPIHLGRLKCLQTLTKFIVGKGSGTCIGELGNFTNLQGSLSILELQNVESPTDALNASLRDKKYLKELVLKWNVDTNFSESQRSVLDSLHPYTSLESLTIKNYGGKSFPDWVGHPSFSYVASLKLQRCRYCSSLPPLGQLQSLQNLYIAGFNEVVTVGSEFFGSGSSSSKPFGALKVLKFENMKKWEEWNYFGDENEGVACVGFPQLEELYIINCPKLTGGLPVHLPSLAILEIANCQQLVAPLPRTPAIRNLRLDDCNGVLLNEWPPGMQKLEIGRFYALEFLPKGMIDSNGGLQELVISNCSSLVSLPKDGLPSTLKNLVIKYCKKLELPTNLDYSSLGKLSLWNCDSVKSFPLDLFPNLYDIEIWECSNLESLTVPENYEHDLVTTQIDILSCPNFVSFPKGGLRAPKLTTFSVDGCGSLRSLPDKMHILLPSLEDLCIWYCPKVESFPVGGLPSNLEKIFIIDCEKLIASRMGWGLQNLPFLRELSIGGDSKDVESFPEEQLLPTSLTSLTIRNFRNLKSLDKKGLQHLNALEKLWIWYCPKLNCVPEQGLPTSLSILEIYECPLLKKKLRSKKGKEWRKIAHVEHIQIDYEWIE, from the coding sequence ATGATACTCTCAGATGATGCACGTGGCAATGAGATGAGTGTGATTGCTATAATCGGCATGGGAGGGATGGGCAAGACCACCCTTGCTCAGTTTGTATACAATGACAATAGGGTGAAGAAGCACTTTAATAACCTTGATGCATGGGTTTGTGTTTCTGAAGAATTTGACGTGTTCAAGATAACGAAAACAATTCTGGAGGCAGTAACTTCATCAACTTGTGATATTAAGGATGATCTAAATCAACTTCAACTTAGGCTAAGGGAGTGTCTAACGGGAAAGAAGTTTCtacttgttttagatgatgtttGGAATGAAAGTTATGTTCAATGGGAGGCATTGTGTAAACCCTTCAAATATGGGGCACAAGGAAGTAAGGTCCTTGTAACAACACGTAATAATAGTGTTTTATCAGTTGCTAGAGCTCTATCTCATCGTCTAATGGAGTTACCAGAAGAAGATTGCTGGTCCCTATTTGCAAAACATGCATTCCATGATGGTAACTCTAATGCACATGGAGAGTTAGAAGTAATAGGTAGAAAAATCATTGAAAAGTGCGGAGGCCTTCCATTAGCAGTCAAGACAATTGGTGCTTTATTAGGATCTAAACCAGATGTTAATGAATGGGACAAAATATTAAAGAGTGAATTATGGGATTTGCCAATTGATGAGATGGGTATTCTTCCAGCTCTAAGGTTAAGCTACAAATATCTCTCTTCACCTCTAAAGCAATGCTTTGCTTATTGTTCAATATTCCCAAAGGATTATGCTTTCAAAAAAGATCAATTAATCTTGTTATGGATGGCGGAAGGTTACATATATCAACCCAAAAACAGAACAATGGAAGAAGTTGGTAATGAGTATTTCCTCACTCTAGAATCAAGATCATTATTCCAAAAATCAAGTGATGACAAGTCATGTTTTGTAATGCATGATCTTGTGAGTGATTTAGCAAAATCTATATCTGGACAATTTATTTCAAGGTTGGAGGATGGTTGTTCTCACGAGATAGTAAACAATACTCGCCATTTGtcctattttttcaaacaacaaTTCCATAGCTTAAAGAAGTTTGAGACCCTTCACAAAGCTAAGAGATTGCACACTTTCCTACATTTAGATATGTCAGGTTATAATTGGCCCTGCTACCACTTGAGTAAAAAAGTAGCACATGATTTACTGCCGACACTAAGATGCTTACGGTTGCTTTCTCTGTCCAAGTATAACAACATTACTGAATTGCCAGAGTCAATTGGCAAACTTAAACACCTACGTTACTTGGATCTCTCTTTCACTAAAGTTCAAAGACTACCCGATTCTATTTGTCAATTGTGCAATTTGCAGACATTGAGATTGTCAAATTGTGAAAACCTTGTTGCGTTGCCAAGAGATATGTGGAAACTCATTAGTTTACGTCATCTTGATATTACCGAAACAGGCATAAAAGAGATGCCGATACATTTGGGTAGATTAAAATGCCTCCAGACGTTGACTAAATTTATCGTTGGCAAAGGTAGTGGGACTTGCATCGGAGAGTTAGGAAATTTTACAAATCTTCAGGGATCGCTTTCTATATTGGAGCTCCAAAATGTTGAATCCCCTACTGATGCTCTGAATGCAAGCTTGAGGGATAAAAAGTACCTCAAAGAATTGGTATTGAAATGGAATGTCGATACTAATTTTTCAGAAAGTCAGAGAAGTGTACTTGATAGTCTCCATCCCTATACAAGCTTGGAAAGCCTCACTATTAAAAACTACGGTGGTAAAAGTTTTCCAGATTGGGTAGGGCATCCTTCATTCTCTTATGTAGCATCTCTTAAGCTACAACGTTGTAGGTATTGCAGCAGTTTGCCACCCCTTGGGCAGCTACAATCTCTGCAGAACCTCTATATTGCTGGTTTTAATGAAGTTGTTACAGTGGGTAGTGAGTTTTTTGGTAGCGGTTCTTCTTCATCTAAGCCATTTGGTGCCCTCAAAGTTcttaagtttgagaatatgaAGAAGTGGGAGGAATGGaattattttggtgacgaaaatGAGGGTGTAGCCTGTGTAGGTTTTCCTCAACTTGAAGAGCTTTATATTATCAACTGCCCTAAACTCACAGGAGGGTTGCCTgtccatcttccttctttagcCATACTTGAAATTGCTAATTGTCAACAACTGGTGGCTCCACTCCCAAGGACTCCTGCTATACGTAATTTGAGGTTGGATGATTGTAATGGGGTTTTGTTAAATGAATGGCCACCAGGAATGCAGAAGCTCGAAATTGGAAGATTTTATGCACTAGAGTTTCTACCCAAGGGAATGATAGACTCCAATGGCGGTCTTCAAGAGTTGGTGATCAGTAACTGTTCCTCACTTGTGTCCCTTCCTAAGGATGGTCTTCCCTCTACATTAAAAAACCTTGTGATTAAATATTGTAAGAAGTTAGAGCTCCCAACAAACCTGGACTATTCATCCCTTGGAAAACTGTCGTTGTGGAATTGTGATTCTGTGAAGTCCTTTCCATTAGATTTATTCCCAAATCTTTATGACATCGAAATCTGGGAGTGCAGCAATTTGGAATCTCTTACGGTTCCAGAAAATTATGAACATGATTTAGTCACTACGCAGATTGATATCTTGTCTTGcccaaattttgtttcttttccaaAAGGAGGATTGCGTGCCCCCAAACTCACAACGTTTAGTGTCGATGGTTGTGGCAGTTTGAGATCACTTCCTGACAAAATGCACATACTCCTTCCGTCTCTTGAGGATTTGTGTATATGGTATTGTCCAAAAGTTGAGTCGTTTCCTGTAGGGGGGTTGCCTtccaatttggaaaaaattttcaTCATAGATTGTGAGAAACTCATTGCAAGTCGGATGGGATGGGGTTTGCAGAACCTCCCCTTTCTTAGAGAATTGTCAATCGGTGGCGATTCTAAAGATGTGGAGTCCTTCCCAGAGGAGCAGTTGCTGCCCACCAGTCTGACCTCCCTTACAATAAGGAACTTTCGAAATTTGAAATCTTTGGACAAGAAAGGGCTTCAACACCTCAATGCTCTTGAAAAATTGTGGATCTGGTACTGCCCTAAGCTCAATTGTGTGCCGGAACAGGGGCTGCCTACCTCCCTTTCTATTCTAGAAATTTATGAATGTCCTCTGTTGAAGAAAAAGTTGCgaagtaaaaaaggaaaagaatggcgCAAGATTGCTCATGTCGAACACATACAGATTGATTACGAATGGATTGAATAA